The following are from one region of the Nicotiana tomentosiformis chromosome 7, ASM39032v3, whole genome shotgun sequence genome:
- the LOC104086804 gene encoding uncharacterized protein, whose product MGSISSPSRNPIRFQENEDNYYRIYASFCEKDYNPNVNMSNWISCYHPSTNSWHRLTSIPDLLENQVLKGFSIVSIGETIYVIGGRHCYKVVGDELDDSVHERDINVRSSVLKYNTRTDTWSTCAPLVTQRYNFACTCKDGKIYVAGGQTTLDSAEGTCFAEVYDPAIDEWKPLPNMSTLRYKSAGVAWQGKIYVVGGFAKRGNSDSQGPYIMERSSAELYDPQKEKWDYVARMWDLDIPPNQIVNVNGKLFSSGDCLNAWKGHIEAYDENLNMWNIVDGSHSPISTSDATEAITCPPMQRIFCTMAPIGTKLYFLAGYKMQGVISRTKTEVHVFDTSATANGWRSFEPIEEEGEKELCSHCCVLKLD is encoded by the exons ATGGGTTCCATTTCATCTCCTTCACGAAATCCTATTCGATTCCAAGAAAATGAAGATAACTATTATCGTATATATGCCTCTTTTTGTGAAAAAGATTATAATCCTAACGTTAACATGTCGAATTGGATATCATGTTACCATCCTTCGACAAATTCATGGCATCGACTGACATCAATTCCAGACCTTCTTGAGAACCAAGTTCTAAAGGGCTTTTCAATTGTTTCAATTGGCGAAACGATTTACGTTATAGGAGGAAGACATTGTTACAAGGTTGTTGGTGATGAACTTGACGATTCTGTTCATGAAAGGGACATAAATGTGCGATCTTCAGTTCTTAAATACAACACTCGGACGGATACTTGGTCTACTTGTGCACCTTTAGTTACACAGAGATATAACTTTGCATGCACTTGTAAAGATGGTAAAATTTATGTTGCGGGTGGACAAACAACGTTAGACAGTGCCGAGGGTACTTGTTTTGCTGAAGTATATGACCCTGCTATAGATGAATGGAAACCATTACCAAATATGAGCACATTGAGGTACAAATCTGCTGGTGTGGCATGGCAAG GTAAAATTTATGTGGTGGGAGGATTCGCTAAAAGGGGAAACAGTGACAGCCAAGGACCATATATTATGGAAAGAAGCTCTGCTGAGCTGTACGATCCACAAAAAGAAAAGTGGGATTACGTGGCAAGAATGTGGGACCTGGATATACCACCTAATCAAATAGTGAATGTTAATGGGAAATTATTCAGCTCAGGTGATTGCTTAAATGCATGGAAAGGACATATAGAAGCCTATGATGAAAACCTAAATATGTGGAACATTGTAGATGGGTCACATTCACCAATATCCACGTCAGATGCCACGGAGGCAATTACGTGTCCACCTATGCAAAGAATTTTTTGCACAATGGCGCCTATAGGGACTAAACTCTACTTCTTGGCTGGCTATAAGATGCAAGGGGTGATATCAAGAACCAAGACTGAAGTCCACGTGTTTGACACATCAGCAACTGCTAATGGCTGGAGAAGCTTCGAACCAATTGAAGAAGAAGGAGAGAAGGAGCTTTGTAGTCATTGTTGTGTTCTTAAACTGGATTAG